One Natrinema halophilum genomic window carries:
- a CDS encoding DMT family transporter produces MTSSVHEVIVLALVPAILWGFTPVFDKRGMNAGGSALQASLVVVIVDSTLYWLAIAVLYGRSAFAGLTPEILLIFAFAGVVGTALGRVTIFVGVDKVGASLNNAILSSRPLFATVIALGWLGEPLGPITGAGIAVLVAGLALLAVSKGGDLDGWEPRDLCWPIAAAATFAIANVSRRYGMLQTPLSALEAVALNETAGLIVLVAYVLARGGRDALERPRASYRYFAGSGLLTTAAMLSLMAALGLESGRIAIVDPLVATAPLFTLLFAAILLRDLERVTKGVVGGAVLIVSGAILITS; encoded by the coding sequence ATGACGAGTTCGGTCCACGAAGTCATCGTGCTCGCGTTGGTACCGGCCATCCTCTGGGGGTTCACCCCAGTCTTCGACAAGCGCGGAATGAACGCGGGCGGCAGTGCCCTTCAGGCATCGCTAGTCGTCGTGATCGTCGATTCCACGCTCTACTGGCTGGCCATCGCGGTATTGTACGGCCGCTCGGCGTTCGCAGGACTGACTCCCGAAATTCTCTTAATCTTCGCATTCGCGGGTGTCGTCGGCACCGCGCTCGGGCGAGTCACCATCTTCGTCGGCGTCGACAAAGTCGGAGCGAGTCTCAACAACGCAATCCTCAGTTCTCGCCCGCTTTTCGCAACGGTGATCGCACTCGGCTGGCTCGGCGAGCCGCTGGGCCCGATAACTGGCGCCGGCATCGCCGTCCTCGTGGCGGGCCTCGCCCTGCTTGCGGTCTCGAAGGGCGGCGATCTCGATGGGTGGGAACCGCGCGACCTCTGCTGGCCGATCGCCGCTGCAGCCACCTTTGCGATCGCGAACGTCAGCCGTCGGTACGGCATGCTCCAGACACCGCTGTCCGCGCTTGAGGCGGTCGCCCTCAACGAGACGGCTGGGCTGATCGTACTGGTCGCGTACGTCCTCGCTCGCGGCGGCCGCGACGCGCTCGAGAGGCCCCGGGCGTCGTATCGGTACTTCGCCGGTAGCGGCCTTCTGACGACTGCCGCAATGCTTTCGCTGATGGCCGCACTCGGTCTCGAAAGCGGCCGGATCGCCATCGTCGATCCGCTCGTCGCAACCGCACCGCTGTTTACGCTACTCTTCGCCGCAATCCTCCTGCGCGACCTCGAGCGGGTGACGAAAGGAGTCGTCGGCGGTGCAGTGCTGATCGTCAGTGGCGCGATCCTGATTACGAGCTGA
- a CDS encoding universal stress protein — MHDRILLPTDAEAGTEHAIEHAIAVAEDAGAELHLLYVVDSDVYSSYSGDEYVHEFEGLEAALEQVGEDALASAAEAAQEAGIETTTVVQHGSPHERILAYADEADVDLLVMGSKERPGEYRQLLGSVTDRVARLASRPVTIVKTPVEGSE; from the coding sequence ATGCACGATCGAATCTTGTTGCCGACCGATGCGGAAGCGGGGACCGAGCACGCGATCGAACACGCGATCGCAGTCGCCGAGGATGCCGGCGCGGAGTTGCACCTGCTCTACGTCGTCGACAGCGACGTCTATAGTTCGTACAGCGGCGACGAGTACGTCCACGAGTTCGAGGGACTCGAGGCCGCCCTCGAGCAGGTCGGCGAGGATGCCCTCGCCTCGGCGGCCGAGGCGGCCCAGGAGGCGGGGATCGAGACTACGACGGTCGTCCAGCACGGGTCGCCCCACGAGCGGATCCTCGCCTACGCCGACGAGGCGGACGTCGATCTGCTCGTCATGGGATCGAAGGAACGCCCCGGCGAGTACCGCCAGTTGCTCGGGAGCGTCACCGACCGCGTCGCTCGCCTCGCCTCGCGGCCGGTCACGATCGTCAAGACTCCGGTCGAGGGAAGCGAATAG
- the serB gene encoding phosphoserine phosphatase SerB — protein MTVVAFDFDGTLSDSEMTVLLGDRRDVAADMADITERAMNDEIGYAESLRKRAALLEGLPQAEAEAAFDDVVLREGAADLIAELNDAGVTTAILTGGFERGVAAALEREDVSVDHIVSNRLPMKAGELTGAVEGPLIDGTKDDALEDLADDVSVDLAETIAIGDGANDLPMLEVAGLAIGFEPKPAVEPHCDVVVTSMSEARETLLAETAILEG, from the coding sequence ATGACAGTCGTCGCTTTCGACTTCGACGGGACGCTTTCCGACTCCGAAATGACCGTGTTGCTTGGGGACCGCCGCGACGTCGCCGCGGACATGGCAGACATTACCGAGCGCGCAATGAACGACGAAATCGGCTACGCTGAGAGCCTGCGCAAGCGCGCAGCCCTGCTCGAGGGGCTTCCCCAGGCCGAAGCCGAGGCCGCATTCGACGATGTCGTCCTCCGGGAGGGGGCCGCCGATCTCATCGCGGAACTGAACGACGCCGGCGTCACGACCGCTATCCTTACCGGTGGCTTCGAACGCGGTGTTGCTGCCGCCCTGGAGCGCGAGGACGTTTCCGTCGATCACATCGTCTCGAACCGACTCCCGATGAAGGCAGGTGAACTAACCGGCGCAGTCGAGGGACCGCTGATCGACGGCACCAAAGACGACGCGCTCGAAGACCTCGCCGACGACGTGAGCGTCGACCTCGCCGAGACCATCGCCATCGGTGACGGGGCGAACGACCTGCCGATGCTCGAGGTTGCCGGCCTGGCGATCGGCTTCGAACCGAAACCAGCAGTCGAACCCCACTGTGACGTCGTCGTCACGTCGATGTCCGAAGCCCGCGAGACGCTGCTCGCGGAAACCGCAATCCTCGAGGGCTGA